The Musa acuminata AAA Group cultivar baxijiao chromosome BXJ1-3, Cavendish_Baxijiao_AAA, whole genome shotgun sequence genome window below encodes:
- the LOC103974751 gene encoding NAC domain-containing protein 43-like — protein sequence MSISVNAESCVPPGFRFHPTEEELLNYYLRKKVMSEKIDLDVIRDVDLNKLEPWDIQEKCRIGSTPQNDWYFFSHKDKKYPTGTRTNRATAAGFWKATGRDKVIYSSVTRIGMRKTLVFYRGRAPHGQKSDWIMHEYRLDDHSDLISHSNAPSSMGEGTNQEDAWVVCRVFKKKNHHRAIDRPNNSASVTSDAKTQLLHHPGSGDDALDQILQYMGRSCKGESQWTTNSTSNNIEYLRPIEIASSSGLQEMFMKLPAPGSPTITPLPNSFPLDHSCDDQTSYGMSAAVDMGSAHRAETGSGDWAAFDRLLASQLNGPYEGPKPLDDDSGVGFRSSARVVHADDDDDDDDDDYDDDDQHGGDGDLWSLTRTSLSLSDRISHASL from the exons ATGAGCATCTCAGTGAACGCCGAGTCTTGTGTGCCGCCGGGCTTCCGCTTCCATCCCACCGAGGAGGAGCTCCTCAACTACTACCTGAGGAAGAAGGTCATGTCCGAGAAGATCGATCTGGACGTCATCCGAGACGTTGATCTCAATAAGCTGGAGCCGTGGGACATCCAAG AGAAGTGCAGGATCGGGTCGACGCCGCAGAACGACTGGTACTTCTTCAGCCACAAGGACAAGAAGTACCCGACCGGCACCCGAACCAATCGAGCAACGGCCGCCGGCTTCTGGAAGGCCACCGGCCGCGACAAGGTGATCTATTCCAGCGTCACACGGATCGGCATGAGGAAGACGCTGGTGTTCTACAGAGGCCGAGCCCCCCATGGCCAGAAGTCGGACTGGATCATGCACGAGTACCGGCTCGATGACCACTCCGACCTCATCTCCCACTCCAAC GCCCCAAGTTCTATGGGAGAAGGGACAAACCAAGAAGACGCCTGGGTGGTCTGCcgagtgttcaagaagaagaaccACCACAGGGCCATTGACAGACCTAATAACTCTGCCTCCGTAACCAGCGATGCCAAGACCCAGTTGCTGCACCACCCGGGCAGCGGCGACGACGCATTGGATCAGATCCTGCAATACATGGGTCGATCATGCAAGGGAGAAAGCCAATGGACGACGAACAGTACTAGTAATAACATCGAGTACCTGAGGCCGATCGAGATCGCCTCATCTAGTGGTCTGCAGGAGATGTTCATGAAGCTTCCTGCTCCCGGAAGCCCCACCATCACGCCACTCCCAAATAGCTTCCCTCTTGATCACTCCTGCGATGACCAAACGAGCTACGGGATGTCAGCGGCCGTCGACATGGGCAGCGCCCACCGTGCCGAGACCGGAAGCGGCGACTGGGCTGCATTCGACCGGCTACTTGCCTCCCAGCTCAACGGCCCGTACGAGGGACCGAAACCGCTCGACGATGACTCTGGCGTTGGCTTTCGCTCATCAGCAAGAGTAGTgcatgctgatgatgatgatgatgatgatgatgatgattatgatgatgatgaccaaCATGGCGGCGATGGCGATCTATGgagcttgacgaggacgtcattaTCGCTGTCAGATCGCATCAGCCATGCGTCTCTGTGA
- the LOC103974553 gene encoding protein IQ-DOMAIN 18-like produces MGRKGSSSWLTAVKRAFRSPSKDAEKKTARRREEPDQEEEEKHKREKRRWIFRKSSAQDQQQQVPQAKASPLPAVTPEQRHAIALAVASAATAEAAVATAQAAAEVVRLTRPSASFVKEHYAAIVIQTAFRGYLARRALRALKGLVKLQALVRGHNVRKQANMTLRCMQALVRVQARVRDQRVRLAQESSAAVSRGSNKSSFNCDTSFWESKYFQELAERRSMSRDGSSFADDWDDRPRTMEEIQAMLQVRKEAALKRERALSYAFSHQLWRSDRNPSPLLDEEVDGEVASVEDKRPHRWMDRWIASRPSFDNRVSSRARASTDYRDPIKTLEIDTARPFSYSAPANPRRQTPPLPPQPVGQHPTSPIHRTHLHNYQAYSPATPSPSKTRPLQVRSASPRCGREDRSLSTVQTPNYHHHAAASSSSSRQHHPAPLGAAVPNYMAATESAKARVRSQSAPRQRPGTPDRDRGGSAKKRLSFPAPDQQGCSQNLRSPSFKSAAGWFPGEQRSNVSSCCNDSLGGEVSPSSTTDLRPWLR; encoded by the exons ATGGGAAGGAAGGGGAGCAGCTCTTGGCTGACCGCGGTCAAACGGGCGTTTAGATCTCCGTCCAAGGACGCCGAGAAGAAGACAGCGAGGCGGCGAGAAGAGCCGGaccaagaggaagaagagaag cacaagagggagaagaggagatgGATATTCCGCAAGTCGTCGGCGCAGGACCAGCAGCAGCAAGTGCCGCAAGCGAAGGCGTCTCCGCTGCCAGCGGTCACGCCGGAGCAGAGGCACGCCATTGCTCTGGCCGTGGCCTCGGCGGCgacggcggaggcggcggtggcGACTGCGCAGGCGGCCGCGGAGGTGGTTCGCCTCACCAGGCCTTCTGCTAGCTTCGTCAAGGAGCATTACGCCGCCATCGTCATCCAAACTGCCTTTCGAGGTTACTTG GCGAGGAGGGCGCTGCGGGCTTTGAAGGGGCTCGTGAAGCTGCAGGCGTTGGTGAGGGGGCACAACGTCCGGAAGCAAGCCAACATGACGCTGCGATGCATGCAAGCGCTAGTGAGAGTGCAGGCGAGGGTGAGAGACCAACGCGTGCGGCTGGCGCAGGAGTCGTCGGCAGCGGTTTCCCGAGGAAGCAACAAGTCCTCCTTCAACTGCGACACCTCCTTCTGGGAGTCCAAGTACTTCCAGGAGCTCGCGGAGAGGAGATCCATG TCGAGGGACGGGAGTAGCTTCGCAGATGACTGGGACGACCGCCCGAGGACAATGGAGGAGATCCAAGCGATGCTGCAGGTTCGAAAGGAGGCTGCTCTCAAACGAGAAAGAGCGCTCTCCTACGCCTTCTCTCATCAA CTCTGGAGATCGGACCGGAACCCCTCTCCCTTGCTCGACGAAGAAGTGGACGGCGAGGTGGCGTCGGTGGAAGACAAGAGGCCGCACCGGTGGATGGATCGCTGGATCGCGTCGAGGCCCTCTTTCGACAACAGAGTCAGCAGCAGGGCGAGAGCCTCCACCGACTATCGGGATCCCATCAAGACCTTGGAGATCGACACAGCTCGACCCTTCTCTTACTCCGCCCCCGCCAATCCTCGCCGCCagacgccgccgctgccgcctcaGCCTGTCGGACAGCACCCCACCTCCCCCATCCACCGCACCCACCTCCACAACTACCAAGCCTATTCGCCCGCCACTCCCTCGCCCTCCAAGACGCGGCCTCTGCAAGTCCGCTCCGCCAGCCCCCGCTGTGGCCGGGAGGACCGGAGTCTTTCCACCGTCCAGACGCCGAACTACCACCACCACGCGGcggcgtcgtcgtcatcgtcGCGGCAGCACCACCCCGCGCCGCTGGGGGCTGCAGTACCGAACTACATGGCGGCAACGGAGTCTGCGAAGGCGCGGGTGCGGTCGCAGAGCGCGCCGAGGCAGCGTCCGGGGACGCCGGACCGGGATCGGGGCGGCTCCGCCAAGAAGCGCCTCTCGTTCCCGGCGCCTGACCAGCAGGGGTGCTCGCAGAACCTGAGGAGCCCGAGCTTCAAGAGCGCGGCGGGGTGGTTCCCCGGGGAGCAGCGCTCGAACGTGTCCTCTTGCTGCAACGACAGCCTCGGCGGCGAGGTATCCCCCTCCTCGACGACGGACCTCCGGCCGTGGCTCCGGTGA